AGTAGCCGGCTCCCCGCTGCCTGCCCCGATTGCCTTCAAGAAGAACTTCCTGCCGAACAATCAGTTGCGTGACAACTCGCTCAACGGCACGTTGGTTTACGATATGTCCAGCGCATTAAAGTTCCGTTTAACTGGAACTTACGGCTATAATCGCCGGCCGCTGGGTTACAATACCTTCAACAATGCGCTGAACAATATTTTCTGGCAGCGTGAACAGCGCCGTGAAATCAAGACCGGCATGGTGGCGTTGAAGGGCACGCATGTGCTGAACCCCAAAACCTTCTATGAAGTCAACGTCAGCTATTCCGCCCGCAACAGTCGCGACTTTGATCCGGATTTCGGCGATGAGTGGACGAAATATGGTGACGTGAGAGAATGGGCTGCCGCCGGCCTGGACACCTCGAACTGGGGTCGCAACAACACGACCCGGCAACTCAATGTGTTTCAAGGTCCCTATCTGCACAGCACAATCTTGAATTTCGAAGTGAGAGCGGCTAATGGCACGGTTAACACCTATGCCAAAGATGAACAACAGAGCCTGGGCGCTGCTTTGGATTTTACCAGCCAGGTCACCAAGAATTTTGAATTGAAGTTTGGTGGACGCGCTGATCGTTGGACCATGCGCGCCTATTCGGTTAATGATATTCGCGGTTACATGGACTTTTTGTACGGCATCGATGGCACCACCAATCGTTCGTTTACGGATGACTACGTCCGGCGCGTCGAGCTTTCCAAGGCCGGCAATATCCAAACCTATGGTTTTGATATCGATGGCGTGAATAAATCGGACAGCGGTATCAATGGCCCGCGCAATCCGCTTTTCGCCTCGGCTTATGTCCAATCGAAACTCGAATATCGCGATCTTATCATCAACTTGGGCGTGCGTTACGAGCGCCTGGATGCCAAGGTTTTGCAGCCGGATAATGTCTCCAATCCGACCTACGACAAAACGAATCTCTGGATTGACGAAAATTCGGTGATTGAAACCGAGGCTAACGACTATCTGTTGCCGCGCATCAACTTTGCTTTCCCGGTAACTGATCGCACCGTGTTCTACGCGCAATACGGCAAGTATGTGCAAATGCCGAACTTGAACGATCTGTATCGTGGCGGCATCAGAACCTTGAGCCGCGACGTCATCCCGGAAACGCGCTCTTTGTACGGCTTCTTCGGCCAATATGTCGGTTTCACCGCCCAGCCCGAGCGCACCGAGCAGTATGAGTTGGGCATTCGCCAATCGTTGACCGACAACTTTGCGTTGACGATCACGACTTTCTACAAAGACATGCAAGACCTGCTCCGCTTGGACCGCGTGGTGGCTGACGGCACCGGCGCACAAGCGGCCGGCACCCCGATTATCGCTGGCTGGATCAACAACGACTTCGCCACCTCCAAAGGTCTGGAGTTGACGTTGGAATTGCGCCGCACCAAGCGTTTGGCGGCGAAGGTCAGCCATACCATTTCCGACACGCGCGGCACCGGCTCGGATTCGCGTTCGACCCGCGTTTCGGTGAGCGACGCCACCCTGGCGACGTATCCCACGTTGATCTACCGCTTGAACTACAATCAAACCCATCGCGGCACGATGTCGATCGACTATCGTTTTGCGCAAAATGATGGCGGCCCGATTCTCCAGGGCGTTGGCATCAGCGCATTGGTCAACTATAACAGCGGCCATAACTACACCAAGATCCTCGAACCCCAGGTTCTGGGCCAGGCCAATCCCTGGAACGTTGGTGTGCGCGCCACGATCGATCCCCGCACGCGTAATCCGGTTGAACCGGTCAACAGCTCCAGCACGCCGTGGAACGCCAATGTTGACTTGACGCTTGACAAAGTCGTTGGTCTCGGCAAAGTCAATGCGCGTTTCTACGCCAACATCCTCAACCTGTTCAACACCAAGAGCATCATCAACGTGTATGAAACCACCGGCACCTCCAACGATGACGGTTGGTTGAAGAGCGCGTTGGCCGGCCAGTATGTGGCGACGCCCTATTACAGCGATTTCTACAAAGCCATCAACCTCGACAACCGTTGGGGTTACTTCCTGGCTACCGGCGACGATATTTTCGGCTCGCCGCGCGAGTTTCGCCTGGGCTTGATGTTGGAGTTCTTCTAAAATTTCCGAACGGCCGGTCGCGCATGCGGCCGGCCGGTAAAGAATTTGAACCAAATCTCGGAGCTATATACGATGAAGAAATTTTCCCTTACCTTGTGGACGTTTCTCGCCCTGGTGCTGGTTGGGACACTGGCCCTGGCCGAGCGCCCGGCGCATGAGAAAGGCAAGGGCGAGCGCTCGTTGGCAAAAACTGCCTATGAGCCGGATCGCTATCAAATCTTGAATATCAATAACTTGTGGTCATGGCACCGCCGTGACGGCCAAGCCAACCACTCCCCCCTCGGTGATAATGGTACCTTCTTTCCGCGCGGCACGGCTTGGTCGATTTACCAAGACGGTATGGTGTTCGGCTCGCGCGCATATGTCGATGCAGCCAAAACTGTTTCCGCACCGTTCTCCCAGAACATTCGCGTCGGCGGCACAACTTACGCCACCGGGCAGCGTGAAGGCTGGGTGATTGGCCAGGGCGCAACCGCAGTTCCGGTTGACCCGGCTGACCCGCGCGCGCGCATCTATCGTATTCGCCGCGACTGGACCACAGCGTTCTACAATGCCAACGGCAGTTTCTCCGATGAAGCCAGGCGCGACGCGGCAGAATCCAATGAAATCGGCGTCTCCTCTGTGACCAATGCTCAGGTGCAAGCCATCGTCGATCGCTATTTGAAGGATTGGAACGAATGGCCGGTGGATTTGGGCGCGCCCTACGTCGAAAGAAACGGCCAGCCCGGCTATCAAGCTCCGCCGCCGTTCAGCGCAACTTTCACCTCGGCAGAATTGATCTCCGGCAATTATGACGAGCCTGGCGTTGCCGGCTCTGACCCCAATTCGCCGGCAGACCAAGTGTTGTGGTGCGTGTTCAATGATCTGAACAAATCCACCTCCGTTGGCCGTTTCGGTTCTGAGCCTACCGGTTTGGAAATCCAAATGACGATGTGGGGCTACAAACGTTCAGACGCGCTCGGCAATATCTTCTTCCGTAAATGGCGTTTCATCAACAAAGGCGGTGTTGAGATTGATGCCGCCGGCAGCAAAGGCGCTTTTTATCTCGACAGTATGTACGTTTGCCAATGGTCCGATCCGGACTTGGGCAACGCCGGCGACGATTTGCTCGGCTGCGATACCACGCTCAGCATGGGCTTTGTCTACAACGCCAATGCGCTTGACTCTGAGTATCGTCGCTTCAACCTGGCCCCGCCTGCAGCCGGTTATGACTTCTTGCAGGGCCCGATCGTCGAATCCCCCGGCGACCGCGCGGTTTTTGATTTGAAGTACAAAGACGGCTACAGAAATCTGGGTATGTCGGGTTTTTCGTATTTCTCTGCTGGCAGCCCCTATACCGATCCAGGTGGAGGTTACGGCACAAACACCATTCGCTGGTACAAGATGTTGCGCGGCTATGCTCCGCTGGATGGCCCGGATGTACGTTATGCCCATCCTCCGGGCGTCGAGGCCGGACCATTCCCGCTGGCGGGCAACCCGGTAACGGGTAACGGCCATGTTGATGGTCAAGGCTTCAACTACTCCTTTGTTTCCGGCGACCGCCGCTTGCTGGTCATCACCGGTCCGTTCAGCATGGCCCCGGGCGACACGCAGGAAGTTGTGGTGGCGCATGTTGCCGGTTTGGGTTCTGACCGTCTCTCCAGCGTTTCGGTTATGAAGTTTAATGACCGCTTCGCGCAAAATACCTATGATGCCTTGTTCCAAGTGCCGAGGTCACCGGCGCCGCCGGATGTGCAGGTCACGGAACTCAACGGCGAAATCATCCTGGAATGGGGCAGCAACCTCAACCGGGTGAACAGCACCGAAAACACCGTCAACGAGCCGGGTAACTTCAAATTTGAAGGCTACAACATTTATCAGTTGCCCAGCCCGACTTCTCGTTTGTCTGAAGGTGTTCGTATTGCCACCTTCGATTTGCCCTCGGATCCCGCCGTTGTCTTGGGTGAAGATTTCGATGCGCGCTCCGGGCAGATTCTCGAGCAAGCGCTGCAATTCGGTTCGAACAGCGGCATCCGCCGTTATTTCCGCCTCTCCCGCGATTATGTCAAGGATGTTGACAAGCTGAATAACGGTGAAGAGTATTATTTTGCGGTTACCTCCTACAGCGTTTCCACGATTCCGGGCTATCTGCCGGCGGCATTGGAATCGGATGTCCAGGTTCGTATTGCCCGGCCGAAAGTACCTTTTGGAACGAAGTATAAAACCTCGTTTGGCGACACGTTGCAAGTTGCCCACACCAGCACCGGCAGCTCGATCAGTGATGGTCGCGTCTACCCAATTGTGATTGATCCTCGCGTCAGCAACGGCAAAACCTATGAAGTCAGATTCGCAACGGATGCGCAAGGCGCGACGGTGTGGAGTCTGCAAGAAAAGGGTGGCGCCGTGGTCATGGGCAATCAGAGCAACCAAAGCGGAGACACGAACTACAATATCGTCAACGGTCTCTTCTTGGTGGTTTCTGGTCCGCCTCCGGGCTTGAAAGAGTGGAGTTGGACGCCGGCCGCGTCTCGCTTCTTGACCTGGGTCGGTGGTGAGTTTGGGTTTGAAGGCTTCAACGGCACGATCGGCTATGCTTCGCCGCGTTCGGTTTTTGGCGACGGTACCCTGTTTGTCTCTGCCGATCAAACCAAAAACATCGAAATCCGCTTTGCCAACGTGAATGCGGCAGACGCCAGCTTTGATCCCAATCATCCCAATGTTTCGTATGCGTATCGCCATGGCCGCGGCTTTGGCTCCGCACCAGCGAGACCGGAGTTCGCGCCATTCATCATCAATACTGGCGGCAGCTATTCGTATCAAGATTTTACCAAGAGCGTGCCGCTGGCGGTTTATGATATTGAAAACCCGGCTGCGCCGCGACGTTTGGCGGTTGCTTTCCTGGAAAACAACGCCGCTAACGGCTCTGTCGACGGCAAATACTGGCCGCCGTTGATCAATACGGTCAGCAATACCGCTGCAGACGGCCCGCGTGAATGGCTGTGGATCATGGATGCAGATTATAGCGAAACACCGAATCCGGCGTATCAAGCTGAGATTATTGGCGGACCCCAGCCGGTGATGTACTATGCTACCTGGGTACGCCGCAGCACGGCGAACTGGACGGACACCAATGTGTTCACGCACATCTCCAACAAGCCCAACACTCCGGCTGACGTGTTCACGTTCACTTTGCCGGCGCCGGATGCTTCTCAAGATCTTGCGTTAGCGAGTGCGAAGACCATCGGCGTTTTCCCGAATCCGTATTATGCCTTCAACCCGCAGGAAACCAGCCGGTTGTCGCGTTTCGTCACGTTCAACAACTTGCCGCCGAATTCGCCGGTAACGATCCGGATTTTCAACCTGGCCGGCCAGTTGGTGAACCGCATCGAGAAAAACGACGCCAGCCAGTTTGCCCGCTGGAATCTGTTGAACTTTAGCAATCTCCCGGTTGCCAGCGGTATGTACATCGCGCATATCGAAATACCGGAACTCGGCCACGCGCAAGTGCTCAAATTGGCGGTTATCCAAGAAGCCGAAGTCTTGGAAAACTTCTAAGCTAACTTGATCATTTGACCACGGTAACCCTGAACAAGGAGAAAAAGTCATGACGAATAAACGTCTGCTTTCATTTTTAACGGTTTGTTTGGCGCTGGCTGCCCTCGCCGGCAGCTTGCTCGCCCAAACGCCGGATGTCCAGAACAAGCGCATTGGCACCGCGGCGGCCCCCGAGTTATTGATTCCGGTCGGCGCGCGTGACTTGGCTATGGGCGGTTCCAGCATCGGAACCACCTCCGGCATCGATGCATTGCATTACAATCCGGCCGGCCTTGGCCGCCTCACCGGCGCTGCTGAAGGCACGGTCAGCCACATGTCGTATATCGCTGATATCAATGTCAATTACGGCGCTGTCGGTATCAATTTCGGCGGTTTTGGCACCGTCGGTCTCAGCATCAAAGCGCTGGATTTCGGCGAGATTCCGATGACCACCACCGACGACCCGGAAGGCGTTGCGGGCAGAACTTTCAATCCCTCTTTTGTCACGTTGGGATTCAGCTATGCACGCGCGTTCACCGATGCCATCACTGCTGGTGGTACGGTAAAGTTGATCTCCGAAAACTTGCATCGCGTCTCGGGTAAAGGCATTGCCATGGATTTTGGCGTGCAATACCGCGGCGTGGCCGGCTTCAACGGCGTGAACCTCGGCGTCGCGTTGAAGAACGTCGGTCCGCAAGTCAGTTTTGACGGCCCGGGCTTGCTCCGCCTCGCGGATGTCGCTGACGGCCTGCGCCCCACCCAGTATTACAGCTCGGAAGCGGCGAGTTGGGAATTGCCCACCTCCGTCGAAATCGGCTTTGCCTATGAAAACAAGTTCGCGGAAAATGTCTCCTACTCCCTGAACACCACGTATGCTAACAACAACTTGGCGCTTGACGGCTATCGTTTTGGCGGCGAGTTGGGCTATTCGATGGAAAACCTGAAGTTGGCGGGCCGCGCCGGCTACGAGCTTTCCGACAAGGGCCCGACGGATGAACAAATCTTTGGACCGACGTTGGGTTTTGGTTTGACCTACATCACCGAAGGCTTGGACATCACTGTCGATTATGCTTATCGCTCGGTCGATCTCTTCAACAGCAACAACGTGTTCTCGTTGAAGCTCGGCTTCTAAGCTTAATACCGTTCACTTAGCATTTTGTTCGTAGTCCCGGCCCCTTGTGGGCCGATGCCAAAGCAAAAAATTTCAATCTTCCAACAGTGCCCCACAAGGGGCAGGACTACTAAGTGAACGGTATTTGTATTGTTTCTATGCCGGCATTCGACTGACATTGGTTATCCTGTTTTCAGAAAGGCTGCTCGCTCGCGGGCAGCCTTTCGTTTGTAGATGGGTTTTGGTGGCGGGTGTTTGCTGCACGCATTTACCCGCGCTCTCTTTTGGGAAGAGAAGGGGGACGGGAGGTTGCCTTGTTTTTTATGCAACAGCCAAGCCTCGCAGGAACATTATCAGAAAATGCGCGTTTTGGGATGGGCAAGTTATGATTATTCGAATCTGGACTACCTGAATTTTGCGCGTTGTTTGCGTCCACCCCCGCCTGCGATTGAAATCGCAGGTTAAGAAGCGCAAGTCGTCTGAAGCCGACTGTCACCCGATGGGTGGGAGTCGCATTTATGCGACTTTGAGCAGGTGAAAATCTGTGAATAATTCAGGCTAACGTTATTTCCACAATCCGCAATCATCAATCCGCAATGAAAACACCTTTTCGATCGTTACGTTCGCTTTTGGGGATCAGCGCTGTTCTCCTAACCATCATTTTTGCATCCTGCCAGAAGCGTCCGGCGACGCAGAATTATTTCCCTGAAAACGGGCCGCAAGCGCTGCATCAAATTTCGCTGGATTTGCAAAACGGTGTGCGCGTGTTGTCTCTCGCTCTGCGCCCGGGTTATGAAGATTTGGCGGCCCTAGCCTATCTTCGTCTCGCCGAGGGCGCGACGATCGCTAGCGCTTATGTCAGCAATGGCGAGGCCGGCGAAAGTGATCTCGGGACACCCTATCCGGATCAGCTTGCCGGCGCGCTGCGCTTGGAAGCCGATGCCGCGCTGGCTTATCTCAACGGCGAGGCGCACTTTCTTAGCCAGCCGGAGGTCGTGGCCGCGCGCGATTCTCTGGCGGTGCGGAGATCCTGGCGCAGCGACTCGTTGAGCGCCCGCCTGGCCGGCCTTCTGCTCAAATATAAACCGGACATCATTCTGGTGGCGCGCGATTGGGCTGCGCCTGAGCAAAGCTGGCAAACGAAAGTTTTGCTTTCGGATTTGCTGAACGCCGTGCAAAAAATTCAGCCCAAGCCAACTAACGGCAGCGCGGTCGCCATAAATTCTGATTCTCTCTGGCAGGTTGGTCGCATTTGGGTGGATGATCCCGCCAAGTCCGGCGTGCGCGTGCCGGTGGATGACAAGCATCCGGAATGGAAGAAGAGCTTTAAAGCGATTGCTGACGAAGCCGGCGCGAAATATGCCTCGTTGCGCTATCAGCGTAAAGCCTGGCAGGGAACGCAGCAGCCTTCTTACACGCTGCTCCATCCGCAAACCGGCGCCACCCTGCAAACACTGACGGAAAACTATCCTGATTTTACCAGCTTCCGCTATTTGCGCAGCATGGCCGGACGAATGACGCAACTGGCATCAGCGGCGCGGGAAAAATCGAGAAAAGAGCTTGGACCGGCGCTGTTGACTGCGATCGATTCGGTGAGCATTCATATCACATTTCGAAACAGGTTGAGCAGCCAGGAAGAGCGCATGCTCTACGCCTGGAAAATGAACCTCGACCGGCTGCGGAATAACCTGCTCAACGTCAACGTGGATTATACCATCGCCGACACCGCGTTGACCGTGGTGCAAGTTACCAGTCTTACGATCAAAAACGTTACCGGCCTTTCGGAAATTGGCGACACCTCCATAAACTTCAGCGCACTGCCTGAAAATTGGGCCGTGAATGAATCTCTGGAACGGCGCTTTGCTTACAAGCCCGGCGAGATTTTCACCCTGCTCTCGCCGCAAAGCCTGCCGTTCAACACTCCACAAAATCTTTTTGGCTTGCAGGCGCCGCAAGCGTCGCATAAAATCACTTTTCACGTGGTGCATCGCAGCTCCAACCGCGAGCAGAGTTTCATCAAGACCATCAATCAACGCATGTATTACGCCCCGCGTTTTCTTGTCGAGGTGTTGACGCCGATTGTGCGCGCGATTCCGGGCGAGAAAATCGAATTGCGCATGAAGAATTACTCGCGCGACGGCGTCGCCGACACCATTGGCGTGTCGCATGAGGCGGTAACCTCGAGCCCCGGCCTTTTCCGTTTGAGTTTCAAGGAGGCCGAGCAATACCTGACGCTTTATCTGGATTGGCCGCAGGAAGTGGAGGAGGGCACGCATATTTTTCCGGTTACGATCGACGGCGATGAAGTTGCCCAGTTTGCCGCCCGGCAGTTTCGCGCGGAGATTGACCGCAATCGCCGTATCGGCATTTTCACTCCGGCCAATAACACCTTGTTGAAAGACGCCTTGCGCCGCCTGACGGTAAGAAGCGCCAATCTTGTGGTCAACCCGGAACGCATACAACAAATGGATTCGCTGGACGTCATTATAGTAGACCGTCGCGCCTTGACATTGGAAACGCGCTTCCGAGACAAGAAAGCCTCACTTCAGGCGTTTGCCGAGAAGGGGGGACATGTGATCATCCTTGCGCAAGACCCTGAGTCGTGGAACCGCGCGCCGCTGTGGGACGGTTTGCAATTAGCGGCCACGCAACAGTTCGATGAGAGTTTCCCGCTGCAAAATGACGAGCAACATCCGGTGCTCAATTCGCCCAATCGCCTGACAGCGCAAGATTGGGAGGGCTGGCTTTACCGGCGCGGTTACAATTTCGTCTCGCTTGGCCAAAAAGACGGCGTTGAAATGCCTGTGACAGCGGCGGGACAGGGAACGCCGCTGTTGCTGACGCGCAAGCTCGGCCAGGGCAAAATGACGTATGTTGATTTGGCCCTGACCCCGCAGTGGCTGAATGTGCAGCCTGGCGCTTACCGCTTGCTGGCAAATTTGATTTCGTATTAATTTGTTGTGCCTTCGTCTCGTTCAATTTCGTCCAATAACATGAGATCTTTGCTTTTGAAGCGAAATTTTTCTGTATGCGGATCGAACGAATAAAGCGGATGCCGACTTATGCGTTATCTGCTTATTCAAAAAATCCGTTTACAGTGAGTTTTCATGGAAGGAAAATCATATGAGAAAAATTATCTGGCTTGCACTGGTGGCGCTGATGCTCGGTCAGCCTTTGCCGGCGCAAACCCTGGCGCCGGCGGGCGCTTTGCAATTTCATGTTGATTACGCGCGCTTCCGCCAGGACGATAAATCCGGCTACCTCGAAGTTTATTACAGCTTTCATCCGCGCCTGCTGACGTTCATGCAACAGCAGGGAAAATTTCATGCCGGCATCGCCCTGTCAACACGCCTTTTGCGAGCCGGCGCTGAGCAAGCCGTGGCGGACAAAAATATGGCGTTGCATCTTGCCGAAGCGGATACCGCTGCGACGTGGTATCGCTTTCCGTTCGTTACGCAAACCGGCTTCGTACTGCCGCAAGGCGACTATACGTTGGAAGTCACGGCAGTGGACTCGCTCGCGCCGAATCGCAAAGTGACCGCAAAAGCGCAGGTGAATATCCCGGCCTATGGGCCGGCTGTCATGCTGAGCGATTTGGAGCTTTGCAAAAAGATCGCCCCCTCACAAAACAAAGCCGATCTGTTTTACAAAAATGCGCTGGAAGTCGTGCCGCAGCCCGAGCCGCTGTTCGGCGTTTCAACCTCGCCGGTGTTGTTTTATTATGCGGAATTATACCGCCTCACCCCCAATACCTTCTATACCATTAACACGCAAATTGTTGACAGTGACGGTAAAATTGTTTATGAAAAACCGCGCGAGCAAAAATATAGCGGCAGCAGCGGCATGATTGTCGACAACAAGATGGTGACGGCGCTGCCCTCCGGAAAATATAGTTTGCGTTGTATCGTTGCAGATCAAGCCGGTGCGGAGTTGACCAAAAGCGAGAAGACGTTCTTTTTATTGAATCCTCACGTGCAAGTGGCCGCACTTTCCGGTATCGATCAAATGCGCAAAGATTTTTCCGCATTGTCCGAG
This portion of the Cytophagia bacterium CHB2 genome encodes:
- a CDS encoding T9SS type A sorting domain-containing protein; the encoded protein is MKKFSLTLWTFLALVLVGTLALAERPAHEKGKGERSLAKTAYEPDRYQILNINNLWSWHRRDGQANHSPLGDNGTFFPRGTAWSIYQDGMVFGSRAYVDAAKTVSAPFSQNIRVGGTTYATGQREGWVIGQGATAVPVDPADPRARIYRIRRDWTTAFYNANGSFSDEARRDAAESNEIGVSSVTNAQVQAIVDRYLKDWNEWPVDLGAPYVERNGQPGYQAPPPFSATFTSAELISGNYDEPGVAGSDPNSPADQVLWCVFNDLNKSTSVGRFGSEPTGLEIQMTMWGYKRSDALGNIFFRKWRFINKGGVEIDAAGSKGAFYLDSMYVCQWSDPDLGNAGDDLLGCDTTLSMGFVYNANALDSEYRRFNLAPPAAGYDFLQGPIVESPGDRAVFDLKYKDGYRNLGMSGFSYFSAGSPYTDPGGGYGTNTIRWYKMLRGYAPLDGPDVRYAHPPGVEAGPFPLAGNPVTGNGHVDGQGFNYSFVSGDRRLLVITGPFSMAPGDTQEVVVAHVAGLGSDRLSSVSVMKFNDRFAQNTYDALFQVPRSPAPPDVQVTELNGEIILEWGSNLNRVNSTENTVNEPGNFKFEGYNIYQLPSPTSRLSEGVRIATFDLPSDPAVVLGEDFDARSGQILEQALQFGSNSGIRRYFRLSRDYVKDVDKLNNGEEYYFAVTSYSVSTIPGYLPAALESDVQVRIARPKVPFGTKYKTSFGDTLQVAHTSTGSSISDGRVYPIVIDPRVSNGKTYEVRFATDAQGATVWSLQEKGGAVVMGNQSNQSGDTNYNIVNGLFLVVSGPPPGLKEWSWTPAASRFLTWVGGEFGFEGFNGTIGYASPRSVFGDGTLFVSADQTKNIEIRFANVNAADASFDPNHPNVSYAYRHGRGFGSAPARPEFAPFIINTGGSYSYQDFTKSVPLAVYDIENPAAPRRLAVAFLENNAANGSVDGKYWPPLINTVSNTAADGPREWLWIMDADYSETPNPAYQAEIIGGPQPVMYYATWVRRSTANWTDTNVFTHISNKPNTPADVFTFTLPAPDASQDLALASAKTIGVFPNPYYAFNPQETSRLSRFVTFNNLPPNSPVTIRIFNLAGQLVNRIEKNDASQFARWNLLNFSNLPVASGMYIAHIEIPELGHAQVLKLAVIQEAEVLENF
- a CDS encoding PorV/PorQ family protein, with the translated sequence MTNKRLLSFLTVCLALAALAGSLLAQTPDVQNKRIGTAAAPELLIPVGARDLAMGGSSIGTTSGIDALHYNPAGLGRLTGAAEGTVSHMSYIADINVNYGAVGINFGGFGTVGLSIKALDFGEIPMTTTDDPEGVAGRTFNPSFVTLGFSYARAFTDAITAGGTVKLISENLHRVSGKGIAMDFGVQYRGVAGFNGVNLGVALKNVGPQVSFDGPGLLRLADVADGLRPTQYYSSEAASWELPTSVEIGFAYENKFAENVSYSLNTTYANNNLALDGYRFGGELGYSMENLKLAGRAGYELSDKGPTDEQIFGPTLGFGLTYITEGLDITVDYAYRSVDLFNSNNVFSLKLGF
- a CDS encoding PIG-L family deacetylase; this translates as MKTPFRSLRSLLGISAVLLTIIFASCQKRPATQNYFPENGPQALHQISLDLQNGVRVLSLALRPGYEDLAALAYLRLAEGATIASAYVSNGEAGESDLGTPYPDQLAGALRLEADAALAYLNGEAHFLSQPEVVAARDSLAVRRSWRSDSLSARLAGLLLKYKPDIILVARDWAAPEQSWQTKVLLSDLLNAVQKIQPKPTNGSAVAINSDSLWQVGRIWVDDPAKSGVRVPVDDKHPEWKKSFKAIADEAGAKYASLRYQRKAWQGTQQPSYTLLHPQTGATLQTLTENYPDFTSFRYLRSMAGRMTQLASAAREKSRKELGPALLTAIDSVSIHITFRNRLSSQEERMLYAWKMNLDRLRNNLLNVNVDYTIADTALTVVQVTSLTIKNVTGLSEIGDTSINFSALPENWAVNESLERRFAYKPGEIFTLLSPQSLPFNTPQNLFGLQAPQASHKITFHVVHRSSNREQSFIKTINQRMYYAPRFLVEVLTPIVRAIPGEKIELRMKNYSRDGVADTIGVSHEAVTSSPGLFRLSFKEAEQYLTLYLDWPQEVEEGTHIFPVTIDGDEVAQFAARQFRAEIDRNRRIGIFTPANNTLLKDALRRLTVRSANLVVNPERIQQMDSLDVIIVDRRALTLETRFRDKKASLQAFAEKGGHVIILAQDPESWNRAPLWDGLQLAATQQFDESFPLQNDEQHPVLNSPNRLTAQDWEGWLYRRGYNFVSLGQKDGVEMPVTAAGQGTPLLLTRKLGQGKMTYVDLALTPQWLNVQPGAYRLLANLISY
- a CDS encoding GWxTD domain-containing protein, encoding MRKIIWLALVALMLGQPLPAQTLAPAGALQFHVDYARFRQDDKSGYLEVYYSFHPRLLTFMQQQGKFHAGIALSTRLLRAGAEQAVADKNMALHLAEADTAATWYRFPFVTQTGFVLPQGDYTLEVTAVDSLAPNRKVTAKAQVNIPAYGPAVMLSDLELCKKIAPSQNKADLFYKNALEVVPQPEPLFGVSTSPVLFYYAELYRLTPNTFYTINTQIVDSDGKIVYEKPREQKYSGSSGMIVDNKMVTALPSGKYSLRCIVADQAGAELTKSEKTFFLLNPHVQVAALSGIDQMRKDFSALSEEELSAEFRTAQYLALAEEKKIFGQLTSADAKREFLAKFWADAEQGRADKPSIRRAEYLRRVKMANQEYSALGKEGWRTDRGRVFILYSKPDEIERYPAEVDSKAHEVWRYFSIEKGVEFVFIDRNGYGEYLLVHSTKRDELHDDLWERLLQ